One Bacteriovorax sp. PP10 DNA window includes the following coding sequences:
- the tsaD gene encoding tRNA (adenosine(37)-N6)-threonylcarbamoyltransferase complex transferase subunit TsaD — protein sequence MKEKIILGIETSCDDTSFALIKGNPDDLGQIPTLLAHQSFSQELMLAKWGGVVPEIAARNHLEKITPLLDSCFKQAQISIEDIDIVAVTTHPGLLGPLLTGINCAKTLSLMHNLPIASVNHLYAHLEAIHLTTNVPYPYLGLLVSGGHSIYLKVTSPTDFEILGNTIDDAAGEAFDKGGKLLGLGYPAGKIIDDLALNGDATKYKFPISMLDSGDATLSFSGVKTSLRNFIEAHPDKDFKMEDVCASYQHAIVEALSRKLKKAQEIGNAQNLPIVVGGGVACNSELRRNLHKNFSNVHFVAPKFCTDNGAMIANYALRIFHHAISFPECLALDARGQFVSKKHKLEEQRKGEKL from the coding sequence ATGAAAGAAAAAATAATACTCGGAATCGAGACCAGTTGCGACGACACATCCTTTGCTCTTATCAAGGGAAATCCAGATGATTTGGGGCAAATTCCTACACTCCTTGCTCATCAATCTTTCTCACAAGAGTTGATGCTTGCTAAATGGGGAGGAGTTGTTCCGGAAATCGCTGCGCGTAATCACCTTGAGAAGATCACGCCTCTGCTTGACTCATGTTTCAAACAGGCCCAAATATCTATCGAAGACATAGATATTGTGGCAGTTACCACTCACCCAGGACTATTAGGGCCATTACTGACTGGAATTAACTGTGCAAAAACTTTATCGCTTATGCACAATCTTCCAATCGCGTCAGTGAATCATCTCTACGCTCACCTTGAGGCAATTCACCTTACCACAAATGTCCCATATCCCTATTTGGGACTTTTAGTCAGCGGCGGGCACAGTATTTATTTAAAAGTGACTTCTCCAACTGACTTCGAAATTCTGGGGAATACGATTGATGATGCTGCCGGCGAAGCCTTTGACAAGGGTGGCAAGCTTTTGGGCCTTGGATACCCGGCCGGAAAAATTATTGATGACCTTGCCTTAAACGGCGATGCTACAAAATATAAATTCCCTATTTCAATGCTTGATTCAGGCGATGCAACTTTAAGTTTCTCAGGTGTAAAAACATCTTTGAGAAATTTCATCGAAGCTCACCCGGATAAAGATTTTAAAATGGAAGATGTGTGTGCTTCTTATCAACACGCGATTGTTGAAGCACTTTCTCGCAAACTAAAAAAGGCACAAGAAATTGGTAACGCTCAAAATCTTCCAATTGTTGTTGGTGGTGGTGTTGCTTGTAACTCTGAACTAAGAAGAAACCTGCATAAGAATTTTTCTAACGTTCATTTCGTTGCTCCAAAATTCTGTACAGACAACGGTGCCATGATTGCAAACTACGCTCTTCGTATTTTTCATCATGCCATCTCTTTTCCTGAATGCCTGGCACTGGATGCTCGCGGACAGTTCGTATCTAAAAAACATAAACTTGAAGAGCAACGTAAAGGCGAAAAATTATAA
- the kdpC gene encoding potassium-transporting ATPase subunit KdpC: MKTIKQGLLIFCTLTVIVGGIYPAFVYGISQIFFAEKARGGIVMYKDQKVGARLIAQEFTNDKYFWGRPSAAGYNASASGASNYALTNKDHQAAVKERKDKGLDYDLLTTSGSGLDPHISPDAAYLQVERVAKSRGLNPEVVTKLVKENIEGRQLGFLGEERVNVLRLNLSLETLVHE, encoded by the coding sequence ATGAAAACTATAAAACAAGGTCTGTTAATTTTCTGTACGCTGACAGTGATTGTCGGTGGGATTTATCCTGCATTCGTTTATGGGATTTCCCAAATATTCTTTGCCGAAAAGGCACGCGGCGGAATCGTCATGTACAAAGACCAAAAAGTTGGTGCACGTCTGATCGCTCAAGAGTTTACAAACGATAAGTACTTCTGGGGAAGACCGTCGGCCGCAGGATACAATGCATCTGCAAGTGGTGCTTCTAACTACGCTTTAACAAATAAAGATCATCAAGCTGCTGTTAAAGAAAGAAAAGACAAAGGGTTAGATTATGATCTACTTACGACTTCAGGCAGTGGACTCGATCCACATATTTCTCCCGATGCGGCCTATCTTCAAGTTGAGCGTGTCGCAAAGTCTAGGGGATTAAATCCTGAGGTGGTTACTAAACTTGTGAAAGAAAATATTGAAGGAAGACAACTAGGTTTTCTGGGTGAAGAGAGAGTAAATGTGCTAAGGTTGAACCTAAGTTTGGAGACACTAGTTCATGAATGA
- the kdpB gene encoding potassium-transporting ATPase subunit KdpB yields MKQKILTKEIYLQAIGDSFIKLNPKTLIKNPVIFITGIGALITTCILLTNTFNWFEFQIALWLWFTVLFANFSEAIAEGKGKAQADSLRKSRTQTLARLLKGKTESQVNATELRKGDLVVCETNDIIPADGEIVEGLASVDESAITGESAPVVRESGGDRSAVTGGTRVLSDRIVIKITMDPGEGFLDRMISLVEGASRQKTPNEIALSLLLTALTLVFLAAVVTLKFFADYAGEHVSIPVLVSLLVCLIPTTIGGLLSAIGISGMDRLIQKNVIALSGRAVEAAGDIDILLLDKTGTITYGNRMATEFISAPNVDEVEMYRIAHLASMSDETPEGRSIIDFARTKYAKLDRENEVLKVEFVPFTAQTRMSGVNHESKQIRKGALDSIEKFIVSLGGKMPAETVKAAETIARSGGTPLVVCENEKVIGVIYLKDVVKNGIKERFLELRKMGIKTVMITGDNPLTAASIAAEAGVDDFMAQATPEMKLKRIRDEQEKGHLVAMTGDGTNDAPALAQADVGVAMNTGTQAAREAGNMIDLDSNPTKLIEIVETGKQILMTRGSLTTFSIANDVAKYFAILPALFASLYATNNGAGPLSVLNVMHLVSPKSAILSAVIFNALVIVALIPLALRGVAYKPIGASALLRRNILLYGVGGLVTPFIGIKLIDIMINLI; encoded by the coding sequence ATGAAACAAAAAATACTAACAAAAGAAATATACTTACAAGCAATAGGGGATTCATTCATTAAATTGAATCCTAAGACCCTCATTAAAAATCCAGTTATCTTTATCACTGGTATTGGGGCCCTGATCACAACATGCATTTTATTAACAAATACGTTTAACTGGTTTGAGTTTCAAATTGCCTTATGGCTTTGGTTTACTGTTTTATTTGCTAACTTTTCAGAAGCAATTGCTGAAGGGAAAGGGAAAGCTCAGGCAGACTCTTTAAGAAAATCCAGAACTCAAACGTTGGCGAGATTGCTTAAAGGTAAAACAGAATCCCAAGTGAATGCAACGGAATTAAGAAAAGGGGACCTGGTTGTTTGCGAAACAAACGACATCATTCCAGCTGACGGTGAAATCGTAGAAGGTTTAGCTTCAGTTGATGAGTCGGCGATTACAGGTGAGTCTGCTCCGGTAGTAAGAGAAAGTGGTGGAGATAGAAGTGCAGTAACTGGTGGGACGAGAGTTCTTAGTGACAGGATCGTGATTAAAATTACGATGGATCCGGGAGAAGGATTTTTAGACCGTATGATTTCTTTAGTAGAAGGAGCAAGTAGACAAAAAACTCCGAATGAAATCGCTCTATCACTTTTATTAACTGCGCTGACATTAGTATTCTTAGCTGCAGTTGTGACTTTAAAGTTCTTTGCTGATTATGCTGGTGAACATGTGAGCATTCCGGTTTTAGTATCATTACTAGTTTGTCTAATCCCAACTACGATTGGTGGACTTCTAAGTGCCATTGGTATTTCAGGGATGGACCGCTTGATTCAAAAGAATGTTATCGCCCTTAGTGGACGTGCCGTTGAAGCAGCAGGCGATATTGATATTTTATTATTAGATAAAACAGGAACAATCACTTACGGAAACAGAATGGCGACTGAATTTATTTCAGCTCCTAATGTTGATGAAGTTGAAATGTATAGAATCGCACACCTTGCTTCAATGAGTGATGAAACTCCAGAAGGGCGATCTATTATTGATTTCGCTAGAACAAAATACGCTAAGCTTGACCGTGAAAACGAAGTCCTAAAAGTTGAGTTCGTTCCTTTCACAGCTCAAACACGTATGAGTGGTGTGAACCATGAATCAAAACAAATTAGAAAAGGTGCCCTTGATTCTATTGAGAAATTCATTGTGAGTCTTGGTGGGAAAATGCCTGCCGAAACAGTGAAAGCAGCAGAAACGATTGCTAGAAGTGGTGGGACTCCCTTAGTTGTTTGTGAAAACGAAAAAGTTATCGGAGTGATCTATTTAAAAGACGTTGTTAAAAACGGCATTAAAGAGCGTTTCTTAGAGCTTAGAAAAATGGGGATTAAAACCGTCATGATTACTGGGGATAACCCATTAACTGCGGCCTCAATCGCAGCAGAAGCTGGTGTCGATGACTTCATGGCACAAGCAACTCCTGAAATGAAATTAAAACGTATTCGAGATGAACAAGAAAAAGGTCACCTGGTCGCAATGACAGGGGATGGAACAAACGATGCTCCAGCACTTGCCCAAGCAGATGTTGGAGTAGCGATGAATACTGGGACTCAAGCAGCAAGAGAAGCTGGGAACATGATCGATCTCGATAGTAACCCAACGAAGCTGATTGAAATTGTCGAAACAGGAAAGCAAATTTTAATGACTCGTGGATCGCTGACAACTTTTAGTATCGCTAACGACGTTGCTAAATACTTTGCAATCCTACCTGCCTTGTTTGCTTCTCTATACGCAACTAATAATGGAGCTGGCCCGCTTTCCGTGCTCAATGTGATGCATTTAGTTTCTCCAAAGTCTGCTATATTGAGCGCGGTCATATTTAATGCTTTAGTTATTGTTGCTTTAATTCCATTAGCTCTTCGTGGTGTTGCTTATAAACCAATCGGAGCGAGTGCATTACTTAGAAGAAACATTCTTCTGTATGGAGTTGGAGGATTAGTCACTCCATTTATTGGGATTAAGCTGATCGATATTATGATTAATTTGATTTAA
- a CDS encoding alpha/beta hydrolase yields MGNFSKILFACLFLTGCTSLIYQPDKYLYAHPDQFKTKFEAFTFNSLDGTKLSAWKLFSKTKNPKNLLVFFHGNAQNLTSHFVNAVWMAEHGYDILIFDYRGYGLSEGKPYPKGVSEDGLAFLNYAYGDFKKGGYEKFIVYTQSLGGAIALRSLEDFNHRDEISLLVLDSTFLSPREVAREKTNRLFKYLISNDYTANPELKHLTMPVLSIHSTEDFVIAYFLGQDLFNKIPNPHKEFWTFNVRGHGDVFFVENQKYRDLFLKYVQNLK; encoded by the coding sequence ATGGGCAATTTTTCTAAAATACTTTTTGCATGCTTGTTTTTAACAGGATGTACGTCACTTATTTATCAACCTGATAAATACCTGTACGCGCACCCGGATCAGTTTAAAACTAAGTTTGAGGCCTTCACATTTAATTCTCTTGATGGGACGAAGCTTTCTGCCTGGAAGTTATTTTCTAAAACGAAGAATCCTAAAAACCTACTGGTGTTTTTTCATGGGAACGCTCAAAACTTAACTTCTCATTTTGTGAATGCTGTCTGGATGGCCGAACATGGTTATGACATTCTCATTTTTGATTATAGAGGTTATGGATTAAGTGAAGGAAAGCCTTACCCTAAAGGTGTATCGGAAGATGGGCTGGCCTTTTTAAATTATGCTTATGGTGATTTTAAAAAAGGTGGGTATGAAAAGTTCATCGTTTACACTCAGAGTTTAGGAGGGGCGATTGCTCTTAGATCATTAGAGGATTTTAATCACAGAGATGAAATCTCACTTCTGGTTTTAGATTCAACGTTCTTAAGCCCGAGAGAAGTCGCTCGTGAAAAAACCAACAGACTCTTTAAGTATCTTATCAGTAATGACTATACGGCCAATCCAGAGCTCAAGCATTTAACGATGCCTGTTCTTTCTATTCACTCAACTGAAGACTTCGTGATTGCTTATTTCTTAGGGCAAGACTTGTTTAATAAAATCCCAAACCCACATAAAGAGTTTTGGACTTTTAATGTACGAGGGCATGGGGATGTCTTTTTTGTTGAAAACCAAAAGTATCGCGACTTATTTTTGAAATATGTCCAAAATCTAAAATAA
- the kdpA gene encoding potassium-transporting ATPase subunit KdpA: protein MNGYDFLQIIFVLFALVLFTPILGAFFHKSLSGQSNLLTKIGSPFEKLLYKICCVDEKEEMGWKQYLLSVLVFNFIGFLFVFLVLMFQGSLPLNPAHLPNLSWHLSLNTAISFMTNTNWQSYAGEATMSHFSQMVALAGQNFFSAATGLSVLLVLIRAFKNNQSKKLGNFWLDLNRSIIYVLLPLSILWAVVLSSEGVIQNFSAPEQVRTLEGKEQMISQGPVASQVAIKQLGTNGGGFFNTNSTHPYENPTPLSNFFQLLALLLIPAALTLTFGYMINKPKEGWILFSAMMIVLVMGLSVSLWSEYQSNSLTANHYAMEGKEVRFGVTNSILWSTFTTAASNGSVNAMHSSLTPLAGGVAMLNMLFGEIIFGGIGSGLYGMLLYVILTVFIAGLMVGRTPEYLGKKIEAFDIKMAIIGILAPSFVILFGTAFSLLTPSIMSSLMHKGPHGFSEIFYALTSAAGNNGSAFAGLNANTPILNCLLGFGMLMGRFAVLIPVMALAGNLSGKKIMPESSGTFKTDNFLFVFLLVSVIVIVGALTFFPALSLGPIVEQIMFIQEKTF, encoded by the coding sequence ATGAATGGTTATGATTTTTTACAAATCATTTTTGTGTTATTTGCCTTGGTTCTTTTTACTCCTATTCTCGGAGCATTTTTTCACAAGTCGCTTTCAGGACAATCAAATCTTTTAACTAAGATCGGTTCTCCTTTTGAAAAGCTACTTTATAAAATTTGCTGTGTCGACGAGAAAGAGGAAATGGGATGGAAGCAGTATTTGCTGTCCGTACTTGTTTTTAATTTTATCGGATTTTTATTTGTCTTTTTAGTTCTTATGTTCCAAGGCAGCTTGCCTTTGAACCCTGCCCATCTGCCAAACTTAAGCTGGCACCTATCATTAAATACGGCCATTAGTTTTATGACCAACACTAACTGGCAATCATATGCTGGTGAAGCGACGATGAGTCACTTCTCGCAGATGGTTGCTCTTGCCGGACAGAACTTCTTTTCTGCGGCGACAGGGCTTTCTGTCTTATTAGTGCTTATCCGCGCTTTCAAAAATAACCAGTCAAAGAAGCTGGGGAATTTTTGGCTAGATTTAAATCGCTCGATTATTTATGTACTTCTTCCCTTATCAATTCTTTGGGCCGTCGTTTTATCTTCAGAAGGTGTGATTCAAAACTTTTCTGCACCAGAACAGGTGAGAACACTGGAAGGTAAAGAGCAAATGATTTCTCAAGGCCCAGTTGCTTCTCAAGTTGCGATTAAACAATTGGGAACAAATGGTGGGGGATTTTTTAATACAAATAGTACACACCCTTATGAGAACCCAACTCCGTTATCGAACTTCTTTCAATTGTTAGCTCTTCTGTTAATTCCAGCGGCACTGACTTTAACTTTTGGTTACATGATTAATAAACCAAAAGAAGGATGGATTTTATTTTCGGCCATGATGATTGTTCTTGTGATGGGGCTCAGTGTTTCGTTGTGGTCTGAATATCAAAGTAACTCTTTGACTGCTAACCATTATGCCATGGAAGGAAAAGAAGTACGTTTTGGTGTAACGAACTCAATCTTATGGTCAACATTTACCACAGCAGCAAGTAACGGTTCTGTAAATGCTATGCACTCATCTCTGACTCCATTAGCAGGAGGAGTGGCGATGCTGAACATGCTTTTTGGTGAAATCATTTTTGGCGGTATCGGAAGTGGGTTATATGGGATGCTTCTTTATGTAATCCTGACAGTTTTCATTGCAGGACTTATGGTTGGACGAACTCCAGAGTACCTGGGAAAAAAGATCGAAGCTTTCGATATCAAGATGGCCATCATCGGAATTCTTGCTCCAAGTTTTGTGATCCTATTCGGGACAGCTTTTAGTCTTCTGACTCCATCGATTATGTCGAGCTTGATGCATAAAGGTCCTCATGGATTCAGTGAAATCTTTTATGCCCTAACTTCGGCCGCAGGAAATAATGGAAGTGCATTCGCAGGACTTAATGCCAATACTCCCATTTTAAACTGCCTTTTAGGTTTTGGGATGTTAATGGGACGATTTGCCGTTTTAATTCCAGTGATGGCCTTAGCAGGAAATCTTTCTGGGAAAAAGATTATGCCAGAGTCATCAGGGACTTTTAAGACAGACAACTTTTTATTCGTTTTTCTTTTGGTCAGCGTAATTGTCATTGTTGGCGCACTGACATTCTTCCCGGCCTTAAGCCTTGGACCGATTGTTGAGCAGATCATGTTTATTCAGGAAAAAACTTTTTAA
- the kdpF gene encoding K(+)-transporting ATPase subunit F, whose translation MDFILTGLISVGVFIYLFYCLIYPDKF comes from the coding sequence ATGGACTTCATTTTGACCGGGCTAATTTCGGTTGGTGTGTTTATCTATCTTTTTTACTGTTTGATTTATCCGGATAAATTTTAG
- a CDS encoding Lnb N-terminal periplasmic domain-containing protein — protein sequence MDFDYKYWEKLLHFKKGESLADGEKFFLSPNGKKNPEAELRATISAFFDPNMKVGWFNYHPQCVFRARYEFFKESGLLKDAPVIACPELDEWKAGLNAESITLIFSSSYPNNPSSLFGHTLLRLNQKDKKNDLLDYAVAFSAVPEKDDPGLIFAFKGFFGGYKGLFEVTKYYTKVNEYNNGESRDLIEYNLSMTPAELDRTINHLWELYQTTYFDYYFADENCSAVLADLIAVGYKDDVRVNAHARWYYLPGEMVKHFSTLDGRIKSTNYRPSLKKQVAKMWEHLTPAEISEVKDIVDMDELPEGITNTKVLDAVIGYLDFTHYRIKHSLSEGQQKMLRKALIKRATLPKAEMVKEIYDQSNMPEFSHNPQKFSFFTRVENHNTLAGFEIKQGYHDLMSNDRGFDAFSQFDFLNASLIYDFKNKKVDYDKITVVDLISLHEYRFYDPQLSWRAKVTNERIYDLDCKLCHKVNGNAYGGLSFRSPKTVFSVMLGVFGEVSSNLKKGFRAGPGSEISFYAQLGEMYKIGLYNEIRFDATKKIADDYYNQFGLRHSFFTDNKRDYRFESSVVSQFGSFKKNTVIHQVTYGQFF from the coding sequence ATGGATTTTGATTACAAGTATTGGGAAAAACTTCTGCACTTTAAAAAAGGTGAGTCTCTTGCTGATGGTGAAAAGTTTTTCCTATCTCCTAATGGAAAGAAAAATCCCGAAGCAGAATTACGAGCGACGATTTCAGCTTTTTTTGATCCTAATATGAAAGTGGGCTGGTTTAATTATCATCCTCAGTGTGTTTTTAGAGCGCGCTATGAATTTTTTAAAGAGTCTGGATTATTAAAAGATGCTCCAGTTATTGCTTGTCCTGAGCTTGATGAATGGAAGGCCGGTCTGAATGCTGAATCAATCACTTTGATCTTTTCTTCTTCCTATCCAAACAATCCATCATCGCTTTTTGGGCATACTCTTCTAAGACTTAATCAAAAAGATAAGAAGAATGACTTACTTGATTACGCTGTCGCGTTTTCTGCTGTTCCTGAGAAAGATGATCCGGGGCTTATCTTTGCTTTTAAAGGATTCTTCGGTGGATACAAAGGACTTTTTGAAGTCACAAAATATTATACGAAAGTTAATGAGTACAATAATGGAGAGTCGAGAGACCTGATTGAATACAATCTTTCAATGACTCCTGCAGAGCTTGATAGAACGATTAATCACCTATGGGAATTGTATCAGACGACGTACTTTGATTATTATTTCGCTGATGAAAACTGCTCAGCAGTTCTCGCTGATTTAATCGCTGTTGGTTACAAAGATGATGTCCGTGTGAACGCTCATGCCAGATGGTATTATCTTCCAGGGGAGATGGTAAAACACTTCTCAACTTTAGATGGAAGAATTAAATCGACTAACTATAGACCAAGTTTGAAAAAACAAGTCGCAAAGATGTGGGAGCATTTAACGCCTGCGGAAATTAGTGAAGTCAAAGACATCGTTGATATGGATGAATTGCCAGAAGGAATCACGAATACAAAAGTTTTAGATGCAGTGATTGGATACCTGGATTTCACTCACTATCGAATAAAACATAGCTTAAGTGAGGGGCAACAAAAGATGCTTCGTAAAGCGCTTATTAAGCGTGCGACACTTCCCAAGGCCGAGATGGTTAAGGAAATATATGATCAATCAAATATGCCTGAGTTCTCTCATAATCCGCAAAAGTTTTCATTTTTCACTCGCGTAGAAAATCACAACACACTTGCTGGTTTTGAAATTAAACAGGGTTATCACGATCTCATGAGCAATGATCGTGGCTTTGATGCTTTTTCTCAATTCGATTTTTTAAATGCTTCTTTAATTTACGACTTTAAAAATAAGAAGGTGGATTACGATAAGATTACTGTCGTCGATCTGATATCACTTCATGAATATAGATTCTATGATCCACAATTGTCCTGGAGAGCAAAAGTTACCAATGAGCGCATCTATGATTTAGACTGCAAGCTTTGCCATAAGGTTAACGGAAATGCTTATGGTGGATTGTCGTTTAGATCTCCTAAGACTGTTTTTAGTGTGATGTTAGGAGTGTTCGGAGAAGTGAGTAGCAATTTAAAGAAAGGATTCCGTGCAGGGCCAGGATCAGAAATTTCTTTCTACGCTCAGCTGGGAGAAATGTATAAAATCGGTCTTTATAATGAAATCCGTTTTGATGCTACTAAGAAGATAGCTGATGATTACTACAATCAGTTTGGTCTTCGCCATTCATTTTTTACAGATAATAAAAGAGACTACCGATTTGAAAGTTCTGTTGTCTCGCAGTTTGGAAGCTTTAAGAAAAATACAGTGATCCACCAGGTGACTTATGGGCAATTTTTCTAA
- the rsmA gene encoding 16S rRNA (adenine(1518)-N(6)/adenine(1519)-N(6))-dimethyltransferase RsmA codes for MNKLELPLANKSLGQHFLKDQGVISRICSDFKGEAEAIVEIGPGPGILTESLATRAKEEGIPFFVIEKDDRFPDYLRQFIHEDQITMTDALAVNLSEWFKEKGIADKKIWLVSNLPYNISTPLLINFLQATEIKFMTLMFQKEVADKVFPFSTTRNFMGSLHALNQAYFDSALLIKVPPGAFVPAPKVDSAVLTMTRKEIPLVPMEEFHKLEKFLRLLFSQRRKQLGGMLKASFPIELIQQSFESINVPLTIRGEALTLDQVLNLYRMLKK; via the coding sequence ATGAACAAATTAGAACTACCATTAGCGAATAAAAGCTTAGGACAACACTTTTTAAAAGACCAAGGTGTGATCTCTCGCATTTGTTCAGACTTCAAAGGCGAAGCAGAAGCTATCGTAGAAATCGGGCCTGGCCCTGGTATTCTAACTGAGTCGCTTGCAACTCGCGCGAAAGAAGAAGGTATTCCATTTTTTGTTATTGAAAAAGATGACCGTTTTCCTGATTACCTTCGCCAGTTTATTCATGAAGATCAAATCACGATGACAGATGCTCTTGCCGTTAATCTTAGTGAATGGTTCAAAGAAAAAGGAATTGCAGATAAAAAAATCTGGTTGGTGTCTAACCTTCCTTACAATATTTCAACTCCACTTTTAATTAACTTTCTTCAAGCGACAGAAATTAAATTCATGACGTTGATGTTCCAGAAAGAAGTTGCAGATAAGGTTTTCCCTTTTTCGACAACGAGAAACTTCATGGGATCTCTTCACGCTCTAAACCAGGCCTACTTCGACAGTGCTCTTTTAATTAAAGTTCCACCAGGAGCTTTCGTTCCAGCACCAAAAGTTGACTCAGCTGTTTTAACGATGACGAGAAAAGAAATTCCTCTAGTGCCAATGGAAGAGTTTCATAAATTAGAAAAATTCTTAAGACTCCTGTTTTCTCAAAGAAGAAAACAATTAGGTGGAATGCTTAAGGCCTCTTTCCCAATTGAATTGATTCAACAAAGTTTTGAGTCCATCAATGTACCTTTAACGATTAGAGGGGAAGCACTGACACTTGATCAGGTTCTTAATCTCTACAGGATGTTAAAAAAATGA
- a CDS encoding DUF3015 family protein, whose amino-acid sequence MKLIIGLLALVATTSVFAADSSSGCGMGYEVAPKQSLVSSSTRAIVNATFSNSIAMTLGTSGCAKHSIVKNDAKGIHFAEANMNQLAVEMARGNGEFVASFASVYGCNNSEAFGSMVQSNYESVLPSANTTGVELYNNVKAQIRNNAALSASCSLI is encoded by the coding sequence ATGAAATTAATTATCGGACTTTTGGCACTTGTAGCTACTACTTCTGTATTTGCAGCTGACTCATCTTCGGGTTGTGGAATGGGTTACGAAGTTGCTCCTAAGCAATCTCTTGTATCTTCTTCAACAAGAGCAATCGTTAACGCTACTTTTTCAAACTCAATCGCTATGACGCTTGGGACTTCTGGATGCGCTAAGCACTCAATCGTAAAGAACGACGCAAAAGGAATCCACTTTGCTGAAGCTAACATGAACCAACTTGCTGTAGAAATGGCACGTGGAAATGGGGAATTCGTAGCTTCTTTTGCATCTGTTTACGGATGTAACAACTCTGAAGCTTTCGGATCAATGGTTCAATCAAACTACGAATCAGTTCTTCCATCTGCAAACACAACTGGTGTTGAACTTTACAACAATGTAAAAGCTCAAATCAGAAACAACGCTGCACTTTCAGCGTCTTGTTCACTTATCTAG